A genomic region of Haliotis asinina isolate JCU_RB_2024 chromosome 1, JCU_Hal_asi_v2, whole genome shotgun sequence contains the following coding sequences:
- the LOC137278393 gene encoding E3 ubiquitin-protein ligase TRIM56-like, translating to MADAEILSALSEGLCSCGICGRPQRRPKSLPCLHSFCKTCLNDHINGELGRNGSKSFPCPKCKQTTSIPPDGRRGRYGDSFRDDTFVNKLSEVLTAYNDDKSCDICDRRDVAAPAVNWCMDCYDAMCDACGKVHLHGATTADHVVISADEMRKLPLENVMKRKRSVQCGKHEGEVLKLFCVDCRGPACVQCVATSHRTCKNCVTVVEAMSEREEDLGELIVQAEALQLKSDGTPGGQFLGDAGEVLEETIKRSEERIKSLAADLIKRIEQSQDNLLSRLNDSAQKLRNQLNGAKKGPKKDHMGTLKCASERMQALLKYGSDVEILQVYETIKDSIQQIGQEGDSTVDPPEDVMVRVNFAVTDPVKLFNRDFEELGEIQIEDCNSDEGLSSWGVACTSKGEIIVADCRNKRVQKFTGNGDLIDQIQISEEPRDLTRCGEREEVAITINKKVIFFVVTDGQMALKRRVRTEKQYDSIEMSKSEDSLLVSCLQDASVDLISLEGEILKSFNADAYSKPIFVTPRYVCFTREGNYVVTDVSSNTVKCISPDGQLVYAYHPDGAHVLRKPQGLCADKIGNIFIADYANSRIQLITNEGYFQRFVLARESGLSRPVAINMTSSNKLIIVQSDGMVKVFSYE from the coding sequence ATGGCGGACGCGGAGATCCTCAGCGCTCTTTCTGAGGGTCTCTGCAGCTGCGGAATTTGCGGCCGTCCTCAAAGACGTCCTAAATCTTTGCCCTGTCTGCActctttctgcaaaacgtgtTTGAACGACCACATCAACGGCGAGCTTGGCCGAAATGGCTCCAAGTCCTTCCCATGTCCAAAATGCAAACAGACCACCTCGATCCCACCCGATGGCAGGAGAGGGCGGTACGGCGATAGCTTCAGGGACGATACGTTTGTGAATAAACTGAGTGAAGTGTTGACTGCATATAACGACGACAAATCCTGTGATATCTGTGATAGAAGGGACGTGGCGGCGCCCGCTGTCAACTGGTGCATGGACTGTTACGATGCAATGTGTGACGCGTGTGGCAAGGTCCACCTGCACGGAGCGACCACTGCTGACCATGTCGTCATTTCCGCTGATGAGATGCGTAAACTTCCGCTGGAGAATGTCATGAAGCGGAAGCGTAGTGTTCAATGCGGGAAGCACGAAGGGGAGGTGCTGAAGCTGTTTTGCGTGGACTGTCGAGGTCCGGCCTGTGTCCAGTGTGTAGCAACGTCCCACAGAACATGTAAGAACTGCGTGACAGTGGTGGAAGCTATGTCTGAGCGGGAGGAGGACCTGGGCGAGCTCATCGTTCAAGCAGAAGCTCTGCAACTGAAGTCGGACGGTACGCCAGGGGGTCAGTTTTTGGGGGATGCCGGGGAGGTCTTGGAAGAGACTATTAAGCGGTCAGAGGAGAGGATTAAATCTCTCGCTGCAGATTTGATCAAAAGGATAGAACAGAGCCAGGACAACCTCCTCAGTCGTCTAAACGACTCGGCACAGAAGCTTCGCAACCAACTAAATGGGGCGAAAAAGGGTCCTAAGAAAGACCACATGGGGACCCTAAAGTGCGCGAGTGAACGGATGCAGGCTCTGCTCAAGTACGGAAGTGATGTAGAGATCTTACAGGTGTACGAGACCATCAAAGACTCGATCCAGCAGATAGGCCAGGAGGGAGACTCGACCGTCGACCCACCTGAAGACGTGATGGTCCGGGTCAACTTCGCTGTAACAGACCCTGTGAAACTGTTTAATAGAGACTTTGAGGAGCTGGGTGAAATTCAAATTGAGGATTGCAATTCGGACGAAGGTCTGTCCTCATGGGGAGTTGCATGCACCTCGAAAGGGGAGATAATCGTGGCCGATTGTCGAAACAAAAGAGTTCAGAAGTTTACAGGTAATGGCGATCTCATTGATCAGATCCAGATCAGCGAGGAACCGCGAGATTTGACGAGATGTGGCGAGAGAGAGGAGGTGGCCATTACCATCAACAAAAAAGTGATCTTCTTTGTTGTCACCGATGGACAAATGGCCCTGAAGAGGAGAGTGAGGACAGAAAAACAATACGACAGTATCGAAATGTCCAAGTCTGAAGACAGTTTGCTCGTCAGCTGTCTTCAAGATGCTTCCGTGGATCTCATCAGTCTTGAAGGGGAGATCCTGAAGTCGTTTAACGCAGATGCGTACAGCAAACCGATATTTGTCACCCCTCGTTACGTCTGTTTCACAAGGGAAGGCAACTACGTTGTCACCGACGTCAGCAGCAACACCGTCAAGTGCATATCCCCAGATGGTCAGCTTGTCTACGCCTATCACCCCGACGGCGCCCACGTCCTCAGAAAGCCCCAAGGTCTCTGCGCTGACAAGATCGGCAACATCTTCATTGCCGACTACGCCAACAGTCGGATCCAGCTGATTACTAACGAGGGTTACTTCCAGAGATTTGTCCTGGCCAGAGAAAGTGGACTGTCTCGACCAGTGGCCATCAACATGACCTCCTCCAACAAGCTGATCATCGTCCAGAGTGACGGCATGGTCAAGGTCTTCAGCTACGAATGA